From the genome of Flavobacterium luteolum, one region includes:
- a CDS encoding helix-turn-helix domain-containing protein, with amino-acid sequence MIAEILNTEVKRTANEGLIVDYIKSYKVSNEISVPFRISNFSVLLIKKGNLRIQFSSTNNVIRRKDLLVIPVNTICTYVLATHNIQLYVIRTSFDFVLDNCYNRELADAFSILMLKTECNIRLDEKDFTVLSMIYKLMHVLQRETESSELYKDFRRIGFALFIYELKHIHFKYLPNANLDLGRKESLIIQFLTVLAIHFKKQHHVQFYAGSLYVTPGHLNKMVKTITGRSAKNFIIEALINESKNLLKDTQDSIAQIADELEFSSAANFSVFFKRHTGLLPSEFRSSTNHSI; translated from the coding sequence ATGATTGCAGAAATCTTAAATACAGAAGTAAAGCGTACTGCAAATGAAGGATTAATTGTAGACTATATTAAGAGCTACAAAGTATCGAATGAAATTTCAGTTCCTTTTCGGATCTCTAATTTTTCTGTGCTTTTAATAAAAAAAGGAAACCTCAGAATACAGTTTTCATCAACAAATAATGTAATACGAAGAAAGGATTTATTAGTAATACCGGTCAACACAATCTGCACTTATGTCCTGGCAACTCATAATATCCAACTTTATGTGATCAGGACCTCATTTGATTTTGTGCTGGATAACTGCTATAATAGGGAACTTGCCGACGCCTTCAGCATTCTAATGCTAAAAACAGAGTGTAATATCAGGCTTGACGAAAAAGATTTTACGGTGTTATCGATGATCTACAAGCTGATGCATGTTTTGCAAAGGGAAACTGAAAGCTCTGAGTTATATAAAGATTTCAGGAGGATTGGCTTTGCTTTATTTATTTATGAACTTAAGCATATCCATTTCAAATACCTGCCAAATGCAAATTTGGATTTGGGACGGAAGGAAAGCCTCATAATTCAGTTTTTAACAGTGCTTGCAATTCACTTTAAAAAACAACATCACGTCCAGTTTTATGCAGGATCGCTTTACGTAACTCCCGGCCATCTAAATAAAATGGTAAAAACGATAACTGGCAGATCCGCTAAAAATTTTATAATTGAGGCCCTAATTAATGAATCTAAAAATCTACTCAAGGATACACAAGATTCAATTGCACAGATTGCTGACGAATTAGAATTCAGCAGCGCTGCTAATTTTAGTGTTTTTTTTAAAAGACATACGGGACTTCTTCCTTCCGAATTTCGCTCCAGCACAAATCACTCAATTTAA
- a CDS encoding DUF4134 domain-containing protein, translated as MLALTQTNMHAQDGVAGINEANQKVRSYFDAGTELMYAVGAILGLIGAVKVYQKWNAGDPDTGKVAAAWFGSCVFLVVVATVIKSFFGV; from the coding sequence ATGCTGGCCTTAACCCAGACAAATATGCACGCTCAGGATGGAGTAGCAGGAATTAATGAGGCAAACCAGAAAGTGCGGAGCTACTTTGATGCTGGCACAGAACTTATGTACGCAGTAGGAGCCATCCTCGGGCTTATTGGAGCAGTAAAAGTATATCAAAAATGGAATGCCGGTGATCCTGATACCGGAAAAGTAGCGGCAGCTTGGTTTGGAAGCTGTGTTTTTCTGGTTGTTGTGGCTACTGTCATAAAATCTTTTTTCGGAGTCTGA
- a CDS encoding DUF4133 domain-containing protein gives MNSVYHINKGINQSIEFKGLKAQYIWYLGGGVVVLMIVFAVMYIIGVPPLICVGLIIGAGSFLIFKIYRMSNTYGEYGMMKALASRQVPKSLKVRSRSVFIR, from the coding sequence ATGAACAGCGTCTATCACATTAACAAAGGCATCAATCAAAGCATTGAGTTCAAAGGTTTAAAGGCCCAGTATATTTGGTACTTAGGTGGTGGAGTTGTAGTACTCATGATTGTTTTTGCAGTGATGTATATTATTGGAGTGCCTCCTCTTATTTGTGTTGGTTTGATAATTGGCGCGGGTTCGTTTCTGATTTTTAAAATATACAGAATGAGCAATACATACGGGGAGTACGGAATGATGAAGGCTTTGGCATCGAGGCAGGTTCCAAAAAGTTTAAAAGTGCGGAGCCGGTCAGTTTTTATTAGGTGA
- a CDS encoding DNA cytosine methyltransferase, whose amino-acid sequence MKVLNLYAGIGGNRKDWVDVSVTAVELDPVLADVYSRRFPDDIMVVGDAHKYLLDHHKEFDFIWSSPPCQSHSSFRHNICVRFRGTPEIFPDMRLYQEILFLQHNAQCLWTVENVKPYYAPLICPDATLQRHLFWSNFKILQADMQAPIKIRHAQIPDLEEALGFSLKDFSIANKRQVLRNCVDPKLGSHVLNSARWSMQKKVKISKARKNGKGVK is encoded by the coding sequence ATGAAAGTCTTAAACTTATATGCTGGCATTGGCGGAAACCGAAAGGATTGGGTTGATGTGTCGGTTACTGCAGTGGAGCTTGATCCTGTGCTGGCCGATGTTTACTCTCGAAGATTTCCAGACGATATTATGGTGGTAGGGGATGCTCACAAATATCTTTTGGACCATCATAAGGAATTTGATTTTATCTGGTCATCGCCACCATGTCAGTCTCATTCCTCTTTCAGGCATAACATCTGCGTCAGATTCAGAGGTACACCTGAGATATTTCCCGATATGAGATTGTATCAGGAGATTCTTTTTCTGCAGCACAACGCCCAATGCCTGTGGACTGTTGAAAATGTAAAGCCCTATTACGCGCCCCTGATATGTCCCGATGCCACTTTGCAGCGCCATCTTTTCTGGTCCAATTTCAAGATTCTGCAGGCTGATATGCAGGCACCGATAAAAATACGCCATGCGCAAATACCGGATCTGGAGGAGGCGTTAGGGTTCAGTCTAAAGGATTTCAGCATTGCAAACAAAAGGCAGGTTCTTAGAAACTGTGTGGATCCGAAGCTCGGAAGCCATGTTTTAAATTCTGCCAGATGGTCAATGCAGAAAAAAGTGAAAATTAGTAAAGCAAGGAAAAATGGAAAGGGAGTTAAATAA